Sequence from the Bacillus thuringiensis genome:
GATATCCAGACTCTGTCGTCTCGTCTGGGGTTAACAACCCGATTTCATCGTAATGATGCAGTGTGCGCACACTAATTCCAACTAAATTAGCTACTTCTTTTACCTTCATTGCCATGTGTATCTCCCCCTTAATACATACGATAAAGTATGACGCAACGTTAGAGTCAATAAGTAAATTCATTTTCTTTATAAAATATTTCATGCATAATAGATATGTACATATATTAGAAAGCGGTGAAAATATGGTTTCAAATACTGTAATTGCCAGCATCATCTTTCAACTCGTTGTTTCGATTCTGGTCCCAATTATTGTACTCGTTTATTTCCGTAAGAAATACAATATAAATTGGAAAGTAGTCGGCGTTGGTGTTCTTATCTTTATCGGATTTACCCAAATTCTCGAAACACCATTCCACCTATTTATACGCGGTAATCCAGCAATCGCTCCAATTTTAGAAAATCCATTTGTCTTCGCACTTTATGGCGGACTAACTGCTGGTATTTTTGAAGAATTAGGACGCTTCGTTGCCTTCTTCTTCCTACTAAAAAAATATCAAGAATATAAAGATGGCTTCGCTTATGGAATTGGTCACGGCGGCATTGAATCCATTTTAGTTGGCGGATTCTCTGCATTCCAAGCACTTATATTTGCAAACTCAATTAACAACGGTAGCTTCGCTCAAATGGTCGAAAAAATGCCGGAGCTAAGCCGCCTACAGGACATGTTAATTCAGCAACCTGCCTACTTATATTTCCTTGGTAGCTTAGAAAGAATTATGGCTCTCGTGCTGCAAATCGCCTTTACAATGCTTGTTTTATACGCAGTAAAA
This genomic interval carries:
- a CDS encoding YhfC family intramembrane metalloprotease; the protein is MHNRYVHILESGENMVSNTVIASIIFQLVVSILVPIIVLVYFRKKYNINWKVVGVGVLIFIGFTQILETPFHLFIRGNPAIAPILENPFVFALYGGLTAGIFEELGRFVAFFFLLKKYQEYKDGFAYGIGHGGIESILVGGFSAFQALIFANSINNGSFAQMVEKMPELSRLQDMLIQQPAYLYFLGSLERIMALVLQIAFTMLVLYAVKQKKYIFLVYAILFHAFVDFFAALYQTKTINIFVAEGITLLFTIGAIILIRKMKAKLMSVPE